The sequence below is a genomic window from Saccopteryx leptura isolate mSacLep1 chromosome 3, mSacLep1_pri_phased_curated, whole genome shotgun sequence.
GGGTTGGTGGGAGTGGAGAAAGGCTTGGCAATCTAAAGTCCAAATGATCAAGTCTAAGCTGGGTGGTGTATGTGTAACAGCCGTCACATGTGAGTTTAATCAGCCTCCAGGGCAGATTCCCAAACCTTTACCTTTATCTCACCACACAGCCTGCCAATTCAATTTAAACAATTGTAATGCACAAGTAATAATATAGTCtcattataaacaaaaaaattgaacattACAGATAAAGCAAAAGTATCCAACACACACACTTTGACCCCTCTTCAGAGTAAGGTTATCAGAGTAAGGTACATATAAGACTCAAATTGTGATCCTTGAGCTCCATTCCAGATCTAATCAGTCGGAAATGTTAGGAGTGGTACCTAGAACTTTTTAATAAGCCCTTCAGTAATGCCGATGCTCCCTTCAGTCTGACAACGGCCTAGTCCCTCGTTGAAGAGGAAATTAACTGCCCTTTGCATGAGTCCTCCATGCCTGGTCTCATGTATCCTTCCAGCCTCAACTCCCCAAACAATCCATCCTACTTTCATCGCCAAAGTGGACACACTCCTAACCCTGGCTCAGGCCCTTGCGGCCATCTTCCTCTTTAAACAGTTTATTTTAAGTGAGGAGGGCAGACAGATTCCtgcgtgtgccccaaccaggatccacccagcactgcccccccctccccaccctcgcCAACACTAGAACCAATAgaaccactggctgcgggaggggaagagaagcagatggtcgcttctgtgtgacCTGACAGGGTGGAACTGCAGACATCTACAGGCTAGggcggacgctctatccactgagcaaaccggccagggcctctggccattttcctctttaaatgCTCTGGTTGGAGCACACAGGAAGTGCCACTCTAATAGTGCAGGACCGGGCGTTGCCCGGAAAGTGGGCAGCGAGGGGCGAGAGGTGGGTGGGGTCGAGCCTGGGGGAGGCTGGCAGCGGGGCCCACCCAGCTACCTCTGCTCAGGGCTCCTAGGCTTGGTCCCCTGAACCCGCTGCCTCCTCGATGCAGTCTGCTGCCTCCGGGTCGCAGTCCTCAGAGCGCAGCGGGTGTGTTGGGGTGGGTCCTCGTGGGCCGCCTAAGTTCGGGAGGCTGACTGCGGGGGACGGCCCTCGTGCACCCGGGACGCCGCTGAGCAGTGGGCTCTGCGCAGCCGGCACCGGCCGAGGCAACCTAGGGGTCGCCTCCACCTGCAGGTTTTGCTCGGGGTCCTCGCTCACGCTGCGGGCCGGAGGATGAAGAGAGTGAGCTTCCGCCCGTGTGTGGGGTGGGCTGGGTCTCCAGAGGGGGCGGGAGACAGTGCGTCATTGACGCCCAGAAGGTGGGCGGGGACTGGGGCCCGCGGGCTGGGTCATTCCTGCCTCTGCTAGAGGCGGCCACTCACTGAAGGGTAGAAGTGGAGCCCAGGAAGGAAGGCCGCAGCGACTCAGCCACCGTGGCCACAGTGTAGGGGGGCTGCGCTGAGCCTTCGTCCCAGTACACGTCCTTCTCGGCGGGAGGCAGGTTCTGGTACATATTGTCCACGGATAGGAGGGACACCTAGGGTGGGCAACAGGTTACAAATCtcctggctctggccaggtgaCTCGGTTAGAGCGTcctcccgatacaccaaggttgcaggttggatcccccgtcagggctcgtgaatgaataagtggaacaacaaatcgatattcctctctctctcaaaaaattaaaaagctcctCTCCTCCACACCGGGGCTCTGCCTCTAGATCCCTGCTCACCTGCAAGTTGCGATCAATGAGCTGGTTGGTTTCAAAGTCATCATCATCCTCACCGAAAGGGTTGATAATCTGTTCAGCCACCTGCCAGTTGTAAAATAGTGTTTTGTCTCCTATTCTTTGTCCCCAAAGATGAGGTGGGTGCTGGGTCCATGTTCCTACAGAGCAGGCTGGCACAACCACCTGAAGTGCCCACCTTGAGCCAGCCAGCATAGAAGAAGAACTGCAGCAGAGTGGTGAGAGGCACATACATGTCCAGGTCCCCCAGCACTGGCTCTGACTGCTGGCCTGGCTCCAGAGGCTTCCGAGGTGTGGCAgcccctgcctctggctccacAAACTGGCGGCCAACCAGGGACAGGGCAAAGAAGGAGTATACTGCTATAGTCACCACCTGGAGAAGGGAAGCCTGGCTGAATGGGGCAGGGGAAAATGCTGTCCCTATCCCTAAGGACATGTGGGGGGAGGGATCCAACAAGTAATGAAAACAGGTAGCTAAGTGTTTCACTGGAGAAAATGGGATCATCTTAGTGGGTGTCCAGGGAGGCTTTGAGGATGAGCCCTTGGTTGTTCAATGCCTCACTAGACTGAACTGCGCCAGGCAGGTACCATGTCTAACTCCCAGTGCCTCACACACAGCATAGGACATACAGTAGACGCTGGGACTGAGGAGATGAGAGGCAGTTACTTGGGTGTAGACGAGGGGGATGCTGATCCAGTCATAGTGAAACAGCATGCTGCACTTGGCTCGGTACTTGTTCAGCTCCTGGTAGAACAGCAGGAAGAGGAAGTCAGTAAAGGTGGGGCTGAAGAGGGGCGCCCAGCACAACCCAGGCCCGGGCCAGGTCTGGAGGCTCATTCTGCTCTCAGAGCTCTTATCCGGCTGGGGTGCCTGTGGCAGGAAGCAGTTTAGCAAAGTAATTGTGTGCACAGAGCTGGGAACCAGAATGTCTGAGTATGAATCCCAGCTTTCCTAATTAGTTGTGTGACTTGGACAAATTTCTTttctgctctgtgcctcagtttcctcatctgtgaaaggggGTTGGTAATAATAGCGCCTGTCTCAAGGATTTTTAagggttaaatgagttaatataagtATAGTGCTTCCAACAATGTGTGGTAAGTTGGCACCATGTATGTGTTAAGTCCTAAATTATTCGTTTACAAAGCCAGGGGAAGGAGAGCAGATGGGCCTGGTCCTCGGCTGACTCACTTCTAGGAGTAGGCAGAGGGTAATGTCATCATGGATTCGCCCATCCCTCCGGGCCTGGGCTGCCAGGTTGGTGAACCAGACACAGGGAACCCAGTACTTGTTGAAGTCAGATTTCAAGCTCTcaaacttttttctctcttcctgagACATGAAACCTGCAGAGATAAAGTGGGTGGGAAACAGACTCTGCCTCTAAAAGCTGGGGCCCTGCGGCGTGGGAGCTTTCCCTGGAGAGCAGACCTCCCCTCCCTGGAGGCACAGGAAACACCTGCATCCACCACGTGCTCCATGGTGGGGAAGCGCTTGAGCACCCGGGTGCTGACCGAGCGCAGCACTAGCACCGAGGCCAGGTTGGCATAGCGGACAAGGGTACGGCGCAGGAGGCGGCCGTGCTGGTCCCGGCCGTGCACGCTGGCCGAGATGACGCACATCAGCTGGTCTGGCAGCGGGATGCTTGTGTACTGGGCCCACCAGCGGTTCACCACCAGGGTCACGTAGAAACCTGGTTGCCACCAAGAATAGGAGGGTTGGGAAAGGAAGATGGAAGTTCTGGGAGTCAGCGTGCCCTGCCCGTCAGCCAGAGCACCTGGCCCAGGCCAGATTGAACCAAGGCAGAGGGAAGGACACATCGGCTCCCAGTGCCCTGCCTCACTGTCAGGAGGACAGTCGCTTCCTCTGGTTCCAGCCTGATGTGCTGGACCAAGATGGGAGGAAAGAGTGAACCCCCCTTGGGTAGAAAGGTGGTGGTTCAGGGCCAGGTAATGGTGAACTCTGAGCCCTGCTTCCTATGAGGGGGGGGATGGGCTATCATCTCTCGCCAGCTCCCCTCCAGTACCCATAGGTAGGTTATGCCAGCCAGCAGGTGGCTTGGATTTTGTTTTGAGTGAGGGTCCAGCAAGTGATAGGCAGGGTCCAGCCCCCTGGAAATCCTGGAGCCGGCACACAGCTGCTATGCTTTCTGAGCCCGCTCTGGTTGGTCTCCAGGCTGTGCTACTAGAGTAATTCTGACCCTCAGCACTATCAACCCAACCCAAAGGCCAGGAAAGACACTAAGGATGATACCAGGGAGAACAGAGGGAGCCTTACCCAGGACAAAGGACAAGGGGATGAGGTCTGCAGAGCGGTTACAATATCGGGCCACCTGAGCATACACACGCCTCTGCCCCTGGCTCAGCAGCAGCCTGGGGAAGGGCAGGGGTAGGCCTGGGTTAGAGGGAGGTGGGCAGCCTAGACCCCCGCAGACCAGCCCCGAGGCCTTACCCTCGCACCGGTAGGTGATGCTGAGCAGAGCATACAGGACAGTGAAGAGTAGGAATTCCTTGTAGAGGAGCTTGTAAATGCTTCCCCTCCAACGGAGAAGCAGCCCAGAGAAGCCTCCGAAGCGGGCCTCTGCCACTTTGAGGGTGTATGAAACTGTCATGGTGCTGGGGGCCTGGAGTAGGAGGTCACAAGAGCTGCCCCCAGAACTGTCCCTCTTTCCCAGCAAGCCTTCTCCTTTGCTTGCCTTCTCATCACCAAGCTTAGTCCCCCAGGCAACCTCCCTTCAACTCTGGTCATAAACACCCAGCCTTCACCCTGTGTCAGTAGACAAGGTGGGAGGAAGCTGCAGAGCAGACAAAGCACATTCCATCCCCTCTGGACCTCAGCGGTGCAGGGCTCACGCTAGCATGGGGTGGGACAAGGGCGGCCTGAGATCTAGGCCCTCGTGTACATGAGGCTTTCCCAGGCTCCTCTTCCGCTTACAGGGCTAGGAATGGCCAGATCCTGAACCACTGAAGCTTTAGTCCAGACCCACATTGTCCCCTGGCGTCTTGCTCTGGAAGCTGACAGCTGGTCTCCTGAGGCCCAGGGCAttctcacccccacccacacCTGCCTACCTGCTCTGAGCAGCAGCTTGTGTTGAGAAAGGAGAACTGGGTTGGCCTTCACCCCCCACACTCTTAAGTACCTCCTGGGTCCATTATGTTTGGACTGAGGTTATCATTGATGGATTGAGCATGTCATCCAGCTTCCCCTGGTCCTGGGAACTGGATATGTCTCCCTACCCCTGCAGGGCTGGGCTGGACATTGAGTGGCAGAAATGCCATCTGCATTGACGCCACAGCTCACACAGATGACACCATGTCCCTGAAGTCAGGATGACAGGGATTACTGTCCCACGCTGGTCCAGGTGAGAAAACAGATGTGTGATAAATTGTTACAATCATAACAGCTGCTGATCACAGAGCACTGACTAAGTGGCAGGCACTGAGCCAAAGGCACCACTACATCACCCTCTCATAGAATCCTCATTGCAACCCCATGAGGTAGGgatcatccccatttcacagatcacaCAGCTGGGACGTGCTGGAGGCAGGATTCACAGCTAGAGTTGATGGACTTCAAAGGTTGAAATTGGCCCATCTGGGCCTAAACAAGGGCTCACACCCTGGGACCAGGATCCTGCCACCAGCCACACTGCACACTTCTAGTCCAGGCCCTGTGAGGGCCTAGC
It includes:
- the BEST4 gene encoding bestrophin-4, which produces MTVSYTLKVAEARFGGFSGLLLRWRGSIYKLLYKEFLLFTVLYALLSITYRLLLSQGQRRVYAQVARYCNRSADLIPLSFVLGFYVTLVVNRWWAQYTSIPLPDQLMCVISASVHGRDQHGRLLRRTLVRYANLASVLVLRSVSTRVLKRFPTMEHVVDAGFMSQEERKKFESLKSDFNKYWVPCVWFTNLAAQARRDGRIHDDITLCLLLEELNKYRAKCSMLFHYDWISIPLVYTQVVTIAVYSFFALSLVGRQFVEPEAGAATPRKPLEPGQQSEPVLGDLDMYVPLTTLLQFFFYAGWLKVAEQIINPFGEDDDDFETNQLIDRNLQVSLLSVDNMYQNLPPAEKDVYWDEGSAQPPYTVATVAESLRPSFLGSTSTLHVSEDPEQNLQVEATPRLPRPVPAAQSPLLSGVPGARGPSPAVSLPNLGGPRGPTPTHPLRSEDCDPEAADCIEEAAGSGDQA